The following proteins are encoded in a genomic region of Toxotes jaculatrix isolate fToxJac2 chromosome 3, fToxJac2.pri, whole genome shotgun sequence:
- the plch2b gene encoding 1-phosphatidylinositol 4,5-bisphosphate phosphodiesterase eta-2, producing the protein MGQDSWTQMYDSGMNITPAMAPLSPGLSGSQPLSSLSPKKTTFQSLGSLSSGMFSPSLAKGSFHQAKQASSPLNSPTPSIMSSPKLWQKASISRLAEEFFWIGGSVVAQPKWRLGQIVERCMCTMQTGTQMTKLKGKKKGLVRFFYLDEHKSCIRWRPSRKHDKAKITIDSIHEVCEGKRSEIFRRYADNRFDPNCCFSIYYGERVKSLDLVSTNAEEARTWITGLKYLMAGISDEDSLARRQRTRDQWLQQTFSEADKNGDGTLSIGEVHQLLHKLNVNLPKQKVREMFQEADTDENQGSLGFEEFCSFYKMISTRRDLYLIMISYSNQKEVLDLHDLARFLENEQKMRGLTKEHLVDIVAKFEPCPENLQRMVLGIDGFTNYMRSPAGDIFNPEHNQVNQDMTQPLCNYFIATSHNTYLTGDQLLSQSRVEMYAYVLQAGCRCVEVDCWDGPDGEPIIHHGYTLTSKILFKDVIETINKYAFTKSQYPVILSIENHCTVPQQKKMAEYLREVLQDKLDLSSVNVHECKKLPSPEILKGKVLVKGKKLPANLDPDAEEGDVSDEDTGDEEEEEDDDDDDDNPQDGNNVTSVNQPKKKRRFGRSIMRSFKRKRKKKIRVKNKAMSDGESDHSGSRERTQIVYHPKKRKTMRLSRALSDLVKYTKSVRVHDIETQAFANSWQVSSLNETVMNQIIQLKPGELVRFNQRQLLRVYPSNYRVDSSNFNPQPYWNAGCHMVAMNYQTEGRMLELNRAKFSSNGNCGYILKPKCMCKAAFNPMLEDPLPGHRKTQLVLKIISGQQLPKPKDSMFGDRGEIIDPFVEVEIIGLPVDCSKQQTRVVDDNGFNPMWEETLVFSIQMPQIALVRFQVWDHDPIGRDFIGQRTVAFTSMMPGYRHVYLEGMAESSIFVHVAINDITGKIKPSNAVQAARKHIQKAAQKHMKGHQRQPSLDFSVQSSEDGRALHFRKDLDTISQDSRNGELSPLVHGPAAKAAIHKGAMSEPVRRAHRVKIHEPPETRRGIFSRMSSTDSHHMGAAPCVMRDSFDLETSSQASCPDGPAPDSQNLIQEESENELNEPPESNCAEQETIQTFESEEPEPSEGLPAAQETAAEPERPPETQCQTDSLPQPQPQPQPVPQPEAKSPPLIPPSSPPRVRRTLEAPAIPRPSTPIRTKARSRSCPRKQTTSPHTPMVNRKPAFHWQTQRAQNYGSYKNQVRHVPNGLCLSDSTSSSSGGSTDSLEFVPSCVPAGAEPHEGTLQREMKALFDQKMRELRCKSPLFVDG; encoded by the exons ATGGGACAGGATAGTTGGACTCAAATGTATGATTCAGGGATGAACATCACCCCAGCAATGGCCCCTCTGTCTCCAGGGCTGAGTGGCAGCCAACCACTGTCTTCTCTGTCACCCAAGAAGACCACATTTCAGTCTTTGGGATCTTTGTCATCAGGAATGTTCTCCCCCTCGCTAGCCAAGGGCTCATTCCATCAGGCGAAACAGGCCTCAAGCCCCTTGAATTCGCCCACCCCATCCATCATGAGCTCCCCAAAACTCTGGCAGAAAGCATCCATATCTAGACTCGCAGAGGAGTTTTTCTGGATTGGTGGCAGTGTGGTTGCACAGCCAAAATGGAGGTTGGGTCAGATAG TGGAGAGGTGTATGTGCACCATGCAGACTGGCACTCAGATGACCAAACTGAAGGGGAAGAAGAAAGGACTGGTTCGATTCTTTTACCTGGACGAGCACAAGTCCTGCATCCGATGGCGGCCCTCCAGGAAACACGACAAGGCCAAAA TAACTATTGATTCCATCCATGAAGTGTGTGAGGGGAAAAGATCGGAGATCTTCAGGCGGTACGCAGACAACCGTTTCGACCCAAACTGCTGCTTCAGTATTTACTATGGGGAGCGTGTGAAGTCCCTGGACCTGGTCTCCACGAATGCAGAGGAAGCCCGCACCTGGATCACTGGGCTGAAATACCTCATGGCTGGTATCAGTGATGAAGACAGTTTGGCCCGGAGGCAACGCACTCGAGATCA GTGGTTACAGCAGACCTTCTCTGAGGCCGACAAAAACGGAGATGGCACCTTGAGCATTGGAGAggttcaccagctgctccacaAACTCAATGTGAATTTACCCAAACAGAAAGTCAGGGAGATGTTTCAA GAAGCAGACACAGACGAGAACCAAGGCTCTTTGGGCTTTGAAGAATTCTGTTCGTTCTACAAGATGATTTCCACACGCAGAGACCTCTACCTGATAATGATCTCCTACAGCAATCAGAAAGAAGTCCTGGATCTCCACGACCTTGCACGCTTTCTGGAAAATGAACAGAAG ATGAGAGGCCTGACCAAAGAGCATCTAGTTGACATAGTGGCAAAGTTCGAGCCATGTCCGGAGAACCTGCAGCGTATGGTACTGGGTATCGATG GTTTCACCAACTACATGCGGAGTCCTGCAGGTGACATCTTCAACCCTGAGCACAATCAGGTGAACCAGGACATGACGCAGCCCCTGTGTAACTACTTTATTGCCACATCACACAACACCTACCTGACAGGAGACCAGCTGTTGTCTCAGTCTAGAGTGGAAATGTACGCCTATGTTCTCCAGGCTGGCTGTCGCTGTGTGGAGG tggACTGCTGGGATGGTCCAGATGGGGAGCCCATTATCCATCACGGTTACACCTTAACATCCAAAATTCTCTTCAAAGATGTAATTGAAACAATCAACAAATATGCCTTCACAAAATCACA GTACCCAGTGATCTTGTCCATAGAGAACCACTGCACTGTGCCTCAGCAGAAAAAGATGGCTGAGTATCTGAGAGAAGTGCTGCAGGACAAACTGGACCTGTCCAGTGTCAATGTGCATGAATGCAAGAAGCTGCCTTCCCCTGAGATCCTGAAAGGGAAGGTTTTAGTCAAG GGCAAAAAACTGCCAGCAAATCTTGACCCTGATGCAGAAGAAGGTGATGTGTCTGATGAAGACACTggtgatgaggaagaggaggaagacgatgatgatgatgatgataaccCACAG GATGGGAATAATGTTACCTCTGTCAATCAGCCCAAAAAGAAGAGACGATTTGGCAGATCGATCATGAGGAGCTTCAAACGGAAG aggaaaaagaaaattcgAGTCAAAAATAAGGCGATGTCTGATGGAGAATCAGACCACAGCGGCAGCAGGGAGAGGACTCAAATTGTTTACCATCCCAA gaaaaggaaaacaatgagGCTGTCTCGAGCTCTGTCTGATCTGGTGAAATACACAAAATCTGTCCGTGTGCATGACATAGAAACACAAG CCTTTGCAAACAGTTGGCAGGTATCATCCCTCAACGAGACTGTTATGAACCAGATCATACAGCTGAAGCCGGGTGAGTTGGTGCGTTTCAACCAGCGCCAGCTTCTAAGAGTCTACCCATCCAACTACAGAGTGGACTCAAGCAACTTCAACCCACAACCATACTGGAATGCAGGATGCCATATGG tTGCGATGAACTATCAAACTGAGGGACGTATGCTTGAATTGAACCGAGCCAAGTTCTCAAGCAATGGAAACTGTGGATATATTCTGAAGCCTAAGTGCATGTGTAAAG ctgccTTTAACCCCATGTTGGAAGATCCTCTACCAGGACACAGAAAGACTCAGTTAGTGCTAAAGATTATCAGTGGACAGCAGCTTCCCAAACCTAAAGATTCAATGTTTGGGGACAGGGGAGAG ATCATTGATCCCTTTGTGGAGGTTGAGATTATCGGTCTGCCTGTTGATTGTTCCAAGCAGCAGACCAGGGTGGTGGATGATAATG GTTTCAACCCGATGTGGGAGGAGACCCTCGTCTTCAGTATTCAAATGCCGCAGATCGCCCTGGTGCGTTTCCAGGTGTGGGATCATGATCCTATTGGACGAGATTTCATTGGACAGAGGACTGTGGCTTTCACCAGTATGATGCCAG GTTATCGGCATGTGTACCTGGAGGGGATGGCGGAGTCGTCCATCTTTGTTCATGTCGCTATCAATGATATAACAGGAAAG ATAAAACCCTCAAATGCGGTACAAGCTGCCAGAAAACACATccaaaaagcagcacagaagCACATGAAGGGTCATCAAAGGCAGCCTTCTCTGGACTTTTCCGTCCAGTCCTCAGAAGACGGACGTGCTCTGCACTTCCGCAAGGATCTGGATACCATCTCTCAGGACAGCAGGAATGGGGAGCTGTCTCCTCTGGTACACGGGCCGGCAGCCAAGGCTGCCATCCACAAAGGGGCCATGAGTGAGCCAGTGAGGCGTGCTCACAGAGTTAAAATTCATGAACCACcagagacaaggagagggaTCTTCAGCCGGATGTCCTCCACTGACTCCCACCACATGGGGGCTGCTCCCTGTGTGATGAGAGATAGCTTTGACCTTGAGACATCTTCCCAGGCTTCTTGTCCTGATGGTCCTGCTCCTGACAGCCAAAATCTAATTCAAGAAGAATCGGAGAATGAACTTAATGAACCGCCAGAGTCAAACTGTGCTGAGCAGGAGACAATTCAGACATTTGAATCAGAGGAGCCTGAACCATCTGAGGGATTACCAGCAGCACAGGAAACTGCTGCTGAACCTGAGCGACCACCAGAAACTCAGTGTCAGACTGATTCACTCCCCCAGCCTCAGCCACAGCCTCAGCCAGTGCCACAGCCTGAAGCCAAATCTCCTCCACTTATTCCTCCATCATCCCCACCCAGGGTGAGACGGACCTTAGAGGCTCCAGCCATCCCTCGACCGTCCACCCCAATACGAACAAAGGCCCGCTCACGCAGTTGCCCTCGAAAACAGACTACCTCTCCTCATACACCGATGGTGAACCGCAAGCCTGCTTTCCACTGGCAGACACAGCGAGCACAAAACTATGGCAGCTACAAAAACCAGGTGAGACACGTACCCAACGGTCTCTGCCTGTCGGACAGCACAtccagcagcagcggcggcagcacTGACAGCCTGGAGTTTGTGCCCTCCTGTGTGCCGGCCGGCGCAGAGCCACATGAGGGTACCCTGCAGAGGGAGATGAAGGCCCTTTTTGACCAGAAGATGAGAGAACTCCGCTGTAAATCACCGCTTTTTGTAGATG GTTAG
- the si:dkey-183j2.10 gene encoding glutamate receptor U1 produces the protein MLFGLFVLSFGFFLDMGICTAAQSELRITTIKQEPYTMSKGTQLEGFCMDLLSEVAKKLGFKYRVQLVKDGAYGRQDDNGNWNGMIGEVVRGEADLAIAPLTLTAAREKAVGMTKPFMQTGISILLRKDISEGSGFFDFLTPFTAETWVGILIAYLGTAASIFIVARLSPCEWSQPQSEQNRFSFLHSLWYTAGALTLQGAGPHPKAISGRVICCSWWLFTVVLLACYFSNLSSSKSSESTQLMVKGFEDLANQDTIEYGCLAGSSTLAFFKNSNNPVYRRIYEHMERTKSFVSSMDEGVRRAKEGNFAFIGESVSLDLAVARHCELVRAHEVIGMRGYSIAAAYGSPLIKNLSVAILQLSEAGELAYLRSKWWASSCVADKARSSAVQLHSLKGMFLVLSLGLGLGALLAVLELTSKSRRSAAEQRKSCCTVLTEELSLRLRTSDASRPQENADKDKEKA, from the exons ATGCTGTTTGGCTTGTTCGTATTGTCTTTTGGGTTTTTCCTGGACATGGGCATATGTACTGCAG CGCAATCAGAGCTGAGAATCACAACAATAAAG CAAGAGCCATATACAATGTCAAAGGGCACACAGCTGGAAGGTTTTTGCATGGACCTGCTGTCTGAAGTAGCCAAGAAACTGGGCTTCAAATACAGAGTGCAGCTTGTGAAAGATGGTGCATACGGCAGGCAGGATGACAACGGGAACTGGAATGGGATGATTGGAGAAGTGGTGAGAGGG GAAGCAGATCTCGCCATCGCTCCACTGACTCTCACAGCAGCTCGGGAGAAAGCTGTGGGGATGACCAAACCATTCATGCAAACAGGAATCAGCATCCTGCTGAGGAAGGACATCTCAGAGGGATCGGGCTTCTTTGATTTCCTGACCCCTTTTACAGCTGAGACCTGGGTCGGCATCCTCATTGCTTATCTGGGGACTGCTGCGAGCATCTTTATAGTCGCCAG GCTCAGCCCATGTGAGTGGAGTCAGCCTCAGAGTGAACAGAACAGATTCAGCTTCCTCCACAGCCTGTGGTACACAGCTGGAGCTCTGACTCTTCAAG GCGCTGGTCCTCACCCCAAAGCTATTTCAGGACGTgtcatctgctgcagctggtggtTATTTACTGTGGTCCTCCTGGCTTGTTATTTTTCCAATCTCAGCTCCTCTAAGAGCTCGGAGTCCACTCAGCTGATGGTGAAAGGGTTTGAGGACTTGGCCAATCAGGACACAATTGAGTATGGCTGCCTGGCAGGCTCCTCCACCCTTGCCTTCTTTAAG AATTCAAACAACCCAGTGTATCGCAGAATCTATGAACACATGGAGAGAACTAAGAGTTTTGTGTCATCTATGGACGAAGGGGTCCGGCGTGCAAAAGAGGGCAACTTTGCCTTTATTGGAGAGTCTGTCTCTCTGGACTTGGCAGTAGCACGTCATTGTGAACTGGTCAGAGCTCATGAGGTCATTGGCATGAGGGGATACAGCATTGCTGCAGCATATG GTTCTCCCTTGATAAAGAACCTCAGTGTGGCAATCCTTCAGCTGAGTGAGGCTGGAGAGCTGGCTTACCTGCGAAGCAAGTGGTGGGCCAGCAGCTGCGTAGCAGACAAGGCCAGGTCTTCAGCTGTGCAGCTGCATAGTCTCAAGGGGATGTTTCTGGTTCTTTCCCTGGGTTTGGGGCTGGGAGCACTGCTGGCTGTCCTGGAGCTCACCTCCAAGAGTCGCAGAAGTGCTGCAGAGCAGAGG AAATCCTGCTGCACTGTGTTGACTGAAGAACTAAGTCTGCGCTTGAGGACCAGCGATGCAAGCAGACCCCAGGAAAATGCagacaaagataaagaaaaagcataa